One Keratinibaculum paraultunense genomic window carries:
- a CDS encoding DsrE/DsrF/DrsH-like family protein has translation MNIYAIGDVIEVVDYITGEKTMVPLAGPANKQGRIVANNIAGKVKEYKGTQGTSIAKVFDLTVANTGVNEKTLNRLEKKYKKDYLISIIQVNSSVGYYPGAMPMTIKLIYDLEGRILGSQIVGYKGVDKRIDVIASVIRLNGTVYDLTELELAYAPPYSSAKDPVNMIGFVAENQLEGLIDVVLCRELEELDRENTVILGVLSEEELQIGSIEGSINIPLEKLRDRLDELDKEKLYITYCAVGLRGYIAARILMQHGFKVKNLAGGFNMYKKFHFKHDEIISSSDDIIEFNDSGVSKIQHKRTGEVYKLNACGLSCPGPIIKVSEKLKTLNEGDRLEVISTDPGFMNDIKSWCKNTGNTLISAEKIDDKYVAIIEKGNKFKKESMEEMAPIKDGKNLIIFSGDLDKAIASFIIANGARAMGKEVTMFFTFWGLNIIKKETHVKTKKDFMAKMFSKMMAKNSKKLGLSKMNMAGIGPKLIRKVMKDKNIQSLEELIDEAMKSGVRMVACQMSMDVMGVAAEELLDGVEIGGVATMLDASDESNMSLFI, from the coding sequence ATGAATATATATGCCATAGGAGATGTAATTGAAGTAGTAGATTATATAACTGGAGAAAAAACCATGGTGCCTTTGGCAGGACCAGCCAATAAACAAGGTAGAATAGTAGCCAATAATATTGCAGGGAAAGTTAAAGAATATAAGGGGACTCAGGGGACGAGCATTGCTAAAGTTTTTGATTTAACTGTAGCTAATACTGGAGTAAATGAAAAAACTTTGAATAGATTGGAAAAGAAATATAAAAAAGATTATTTGATTTCTATTATTCAAGTTAATTCTAGTGTTGGATATTATCCAGGGGCAATGCCAATGACTATAAAATTAATATATGATTTAGAAGGTAGAATACTAGGTTCTCAGATAGTCGGATATAAAGGAGTAGACAAAAGGATTGATGTAATAGCATCAGTTATAAGACTTAATGGAACAGTATATGATTTAACAGAATTAGAATTAGCATATGCCCCACCTTATTCTTCAGCAAAGGATCCAGTAAATATGATAGGATTTGTAGCTGAAAATCAATTAGAAGGTTTGATAGATGTAGTACTTTGTAGAGAGCTAGAGGAATTGGACAGAGAAAATACAGTTATATTAGGGGTATTGTCTGAAGAAGAACTTCAAATTGGATCTATTGAAGGAAGCATAAATATACCATTGGAAAAACTAAGGGATAGACTTGATGAATTAGATAAAGAAAAACTATATATAACATATTGTGCTGTTGGATTAAGGGGATATATTGCTGCAAGAATTCTCATGCAACATGGATTTAAAGTTAAAAATTTAGCAGGAGGATTCAATATGTATAAGAAGTTTCATTTTAAGCATGATGAAATTATATCTAGTTCAGATGATATTATAGAGTTTAATGATTCTGGGGTTTCTAAAATACAACATAAAAGAACTGGTGAAGTATATAAACTAAATGCATGTGGACTTTCCTGTCCTGGACCTATAATTAAAGTTAGTGAAAAATTGAAAACATTAAATGAAGGAGATAGGCTTGAAGTTATATCTACAGATCCTGGATTTATGAATGATATAAAATCCTGGTGTAAAAATACTGGGAATACATTGATAAGTGCAGAAAAAATAGATGATAAGTATGTAGCCATTATTGAAAAAGGTAATAAATTTAAGAAAGAATCAATGGAAGAGATGGCTCCAATAAAAGATGGCAAAAATTTAATAATATTTAGCGGTGATTTAGATAAAGCAATTGCTTCCTTTATAATTGCCAATGGAGCTAGAGCTATGGGTAAAGAAGTAACTATGTTTTTCACCTTTTGGGGATTAAATATAATTAAAAAAGAAACCCATGTTAAAACTAAGAAAGATTTTATGGCTAAAATGTTTAGCAAAATGATGGCTAAAAATAGTAAAAAATTAGGCTTATCCAAGATGAACATGGCTGGGATTGGACCAAAATTAATTAGAAAAGTAATGAAAGATAAGAACATTCAATCTTTAGAAGAATTAATAGATGAAGCTATGAAATCTGGCGTTAGAATGGTAGCATGTCAAATGTCAATGGATGTAATGGGGGTAGCAGCAGAAGAACTATTAGATGGAGTAGAAATTGGTGGAGTAGCAACAATGTTAGATGCATCAGATGAATCTAATATGAGTTT
- a CDS encoding NAD(P)/FAD-dependent oxidoreductase — MGKKIVIVGGVAGGATALARLIRLDEHGEIILFERGKYVSFANCGLPYYVGNIIEDREALLVETAEEIMKKFNVDIRTESEVIKILRDEKKVVVKDLNTNKSYEETYDYLILSTGSTPLKPPIPGIDAPNIFSVWNIPDADKIKNYVDEKQPKKAIVVGGGFIGLEMAENLHNLGLKVTLVEMLDQVMAPLDYEMAQIVHEHLVTKGVELHLKDGVKSFQYDDKDGRTKVTLQSGTEIEGDLVILSIGVRPNGELARDAGLDVNEKGGIIVDKTLKTSDEYICHRRCN; from the coding sequence ATGGGAAAGAAAATTGTGATTGTTGGTGGAGTTGCTGGTGGTGCAACTGCTTTAGCAAGGCTTATAAGGCTTGATGAACATGGAGAGATTATATTGTTTGAAAGAGGTAAATACGTATCCTTTGCCAATTGTGGTTTACCTTATTATGTAGGCAATATAATCGAGGATAGGGAAGCTTTATTAGTTGAGACAGCAGAGGAAATTATGAAGAAATTTAATGTAGATATAAGGACAGAATCAGAAGTTATAAAGATATTAAGAGACGAAAAAAAGGTAGTAGTTAAAGATTTAAATACTAATAAATCCTATGAAGAAACTTATGATTATTTAATTCTATCTACAGGTTCAACACCTTTAAAACCACCTATACCGGGGATAGATGCACCTAATATATTTAGTGTTTGGAATATACCCGATGCAGATAAGATCAAAAACTATGTAGATGAAAAGCAACCTAAAAAGGCCATTGTAGTAGGTGGAGGTTTTATTGGACTTGAAATGGCAGAGAATCTTCATAATTTAGGGCTTAAAGTTACCCTAGTGGAAATGCTAGATCAAGTGATGGCACCTTTGGATTATGAAATGGCTCAAATAGTCCATGAACATTTAGTAACTAAAGGAGTAGAGTTACATTTAAAAGATGGTGTAAAAAGTTTTCAGTATGATGATAAGGATGGAAGAACTAAAGTTACTTTGCAGTCAGGTACTGAAATTGAGGGGGATTTGGTCATATTATCCATTGGCGTTAGACCTAATGGGGAATTAGCTAGAGATGCAGGTTTGGATGTAAACGAAAAAGGTGGAATAATAGTAGATAAAACCCTCAAAACCTCTGATGAATATATATGCCATAGGAGATGTAATTGA